A segment of the Chitinophagaceae bacterium genome:
GATAAAGCTGATCAACAAAGCAGGGAATAAATATTTGAACATTCATATGAATAAAGGAGATAAGGTGTAAATGTTATAATGCCGGAATGAAAGTAAGACGGGAAGAAAAACAAAAGACATTCCTGCTTTCTTTTTCCGGGCGAAGCAAGTTATTTCTTTAAAGATAAGTTCAATACAATCATCTTCAGTGCAGTCATAGCAGCTTCTTCACCTTTATGGCCATGTATGCCACCAATGCGTTCTTCAGCCTGCTGCGGATTATCCACTGTCAATACACCAAAGATCACAGGCACATCAATCAGCATGTTCAATTGTGTTACACCATCCACAACTGCTTTGCATACATATTCAAAATGCGGTGTACCACCTCTTACCACGCAACCAAGAGTAATAAAAGCATGCGGACGGGTATTGATGTGTCTTGATTTATTTTCCCAATACGTTTTTACAGCAAAAGGAATTTCTACGGCACCGGGTACTGTAACAGTTACAACTTCTTTTACGCCAAACTCTTCCAATACCTTTCGGCTGCCTCTTTCCAGTTCATCCACAATGGCCGCATTCCATTCGGTACGTACCAGCACAACACAGGCACCCGAAAAATCATGAGTGCCTGCAGTTAACTGATATAAATTACTATTGCTAACCTCTGCCATAAAACAATTGGTTAAGCGATTGTTTAATTAATCATTGTTCACAACTCCCAAACGGGCAAGATATTTATCCGCCTGTCCGCCTGTTTGTGTCTTGGGATATTTTTCCTTCAGAATTTTCAGCAAATCAGCTGCTTTATCTTTTTTGCCGGCTACTTCAAAAGCCATAGCTGCACGGAATAAGTTTTCAGATGAAGTGTATTCATCTTTCTCATTCAGCTTACCTGCTTTTTCATAATACTCAGCACCTTTCTCTTTCTTATCAGTACTCATATATGCATCGCCCAGCATGCGCCATGCTGCACTCTGAATCTGGGTAGCATCTGTTGAAAAATCTTCGAGCTGTGTTATAGCGTTCTTGTAATCCAGTTTACGCAGGTAAATAGAACCGGCATAGTAATGAGCAAGATTTGCAGCAGTTGTTCCGCTGTAGGTCTTGATAATTTTTAAGAACCCAGCCGAAGCACCATCACCATTCAATGCCAGATCAAGTGAATCTTTTGCAAAGTAGGCTTCTGCCTGTGTCATGGCTTCTGTTGCTTTCAGTTCTTTCGGGCCACTGAAGAAATTCTTGTAAACTAAATAACCTCCTGCCAGCAAAATCACTAAACCACCGATATATGTAACGGGCTTTGAAAATTTACCCCAGAAATCTTTGGCTTTCTTAATGGCATGCACTTCGTTTAACTCTTCCGCTGTTGTTTTTTTAATTTCAGACATTTTATATTCTCGATTTATAAAAATTAGTTCTAACTCAATTAATCTGTAATGAATGGATAGTTTGCATCAACATATACATCCTTCAGCAATTCATCTGCATCCGGAAACGGACTGTCTTCTGCAAACTGAACACTCTCTTCCACTTCTAACCGTACACGTTCGTTGATCACTTCAATTTCATCTTCTTTTACACCAAACACATCCAGCAATTTTCGCTTTGCAACTTCAATCGGGTCTCTCTCTTTGTATTCTTCCACTTCGTCTTTGGAGCGGTATTTCTGCGGATCACTCATTGAGTGACCTTTATAACGGTAGGTCTTAAACTCCAGCAAGGTTGGGCCTTCGCCTTTTCTACCACGGCTCACCGCACGGCTTACGCTCTCATGAACAGCTTCCATATCCATTCCGTCAACACTGTCCGCAGGCATATCATATGCATCAGCCAATTTATAAATATCAACCACGTTACTGGTACGTTCAACCGAAGTACCCATCGCATAGTTGTTGTTCTCACAAATAAAAATTACCGGCAGTTTCCACAGCATGGCCAAGTTGAAGGTTTCGTGCAGCATACCCTGACGTGCAGCACCATCGCCAAAGAAAGTAAGAGATACATTATCAGTTCCTTTATACTTTTCTGCAAAAGCCAACCCGGCACCGGTACCAATCTGTGCACCCACAATTCCGTGGCCCCCAAAAAAACCAACATCCACACCAAAAAAGTGCATGCTTCCACCTTTTCCTTTTGAACAACCGGTTGCCTTACCATACAATTCGGCCATACAGCTTTTGGCACTAACGCCTTTTGCAATAGCCAGCGCATGGTTACGGTAAGCAGTGATCATAGTATCTTCTGGCTTTGTTGCCGTCATACAACCTGCAGCAATTGCTTCCTGTCCGATATAAAGATGGCAGAATCCACGGATTTTCTGCATTCCGTACAGCTGACCTGTTTTTTCCTCAAATCGACGGAGCAAAAGCATCAACTCGTACCAGTATAAGTAGGTTTCTTTTGTAAATTTAGTGGCCACTTCGTAATTTTTTAGAGTGGCAAAGATAAGGTACACAGTCAAATTTAAATCGCCTTTTTAGCGATGTGGATTTTTGTGTAACCGGCTGTTTTGCCAATATTTAGCTGTAGTTGTGTCACTCACTTGTACGCTTGATAATTCTATTCAACAACCCACCCCTTTTATCATTGTTTATATGTAGTATTATGTATCCCCTCCAGAGGGGCATAATCACTCAGAGTGCCATTCTTACTTCTTCCCTCTTGCCTCCTACCTCTTCCTTCTTATCTTGCAGCCCATGCTTTCGCTGAAGTCAATTTCATTAACGCAGTTTAAAAACTATACTTTCCAGGACTTTGTCTTTGATCAGCCCATTGTTGCTATAACCGGGGCTAACGGGATTGGCAAAACCAATCTGCTCGATGCCATTCACTATCTCTGCTTTACAAAAAGCTATTTTACCGGGATCGACAGTAACAATGTTCTTCATGGTGCAGCCGGGTTCCGCATTGAGGGTGTTTTAAAAGAAGCCGCTGAAGAGATCAATACCACCATCATTCTCCGGGAAAATGGCAAAAAGGAAGTTAGTTGCAACGGATCAGTATATGAAAAATTTTCACAGCATATTGGTAAATATCCCTGTGTTGTGATTGCACCTGATGATGTGGAACTGATTATTGGTGGCAGTGAAGAACGACGCAGATTCTTAGACACGCTGCTTTCTCAACTCGACCCCAACTATCTGCAACAGCTCATTATTCATAATAAAGTAATTCAGCAACGCAACAGCTATTTAAAAAATTCTGCACAGACCCAAACAAAAAATAATGCGCTACTTGATGTTTTGGATGAACAGTTAGTTGCTGCCGGAAATTTCATTCATCAAAAAAGAGCAGGCTTTTTACCAAAGTTTAATGAGGCTGTAATAGCCTTTTACAAAATTAT
Coding sequences within it:
- the recF gene encoding DNA replication and repair protein RecF (All proteins in this family for which functions are known are DNA-binding proteins that assist the filamentation of RecA onto DNA for the initiation of recombination or recombinational repair.), encoding MLSLKSISLTQFKNYTFQDFVFDQPIVAITGANGIGKTNLLDAIHYLCFTKSYFTGIDSNNVLHGAAGFRIEGVLKEAAEEINTTIILRENGKKEVSCNGSVYEKFSQHIGKYPCVVIAPDDVELIIGGSEERRRFLDTLLSQLDPNYLQQLIIHNKVIQQRNSYLKNSAQTQTKNNALLDVLDEQLVAAGNFIHQKRAGFLPKFNEAVIAFYKIIAGKAEAIHVQYESQLLEQPFEQLLKQTREKDYLLQRTSTGIHKDDLLFEMNEEPFKLTASQGQRKSMLFSLKLAEAETLKQHKGFAPLLLLDDVFEKLDQQRMHNLLYYVCTQHGGQVFLTDTHQQRMTKAFEELGMKVQVISL
- the ribH gene encoding 6,7-dimethyl-8-ribityllumazine synthase, which translates into the protein MAEVSNSNLYQLTAGTHDFSGACVVLVRTEWNAAIVDELERGSRKVLEEFGVKEVVTVTVPGAVEIPFAVKTYWENKSRHINTRPHAFITLGCVVRGGTPHFEYVCKAVVDGVTQLNMLIDVPVIFGVLTVDNPQQAEERIGGIHGHKGEEAAMTALKMIVLNLSLKK
- a CDS encoding tetratricopeptide repeat protein, producing MSEIKKTTAEELNEVHAIKKAKDFWGKFSKPVTYIGGLVILLAGGYLVYKNFFSGPKELKATEAMTQAEAYFAKDSLDLALNGDGASAGFLKIIKTYSGTTAANLAHYYAGSIYLRKLDYKNAITQLEDFSTDATQIQSAAWRMLGDAYMSTDKKEKGAEYYEKAGKLNEKDEYTSSENLFRAAMAFEVAGKKDKAADLLKILKEKYPKTQTGGQADKYLARLGVVNND
- the pdhA gene encoding pyruvate dehydrogenase (acetyl-transferring) E1 component subunit alpha; its protein translation is MATKFTKETYLYWYELMLLLRRFEEKTGQLYGMQKIRGFCHLYIGQEAIAAGCMTATKPEDTMITAYRNHALAIAKGVSAKSCMAELYGKATGCSKGKGGSMHFFGVDVGFFGGHGIVGAQIGTGAGLAFAEKYKGTDNVSLTFFGDGAARQGMLHETFNLAMLWKLPVIFICENNNYAMGTSVERTSNVVDIYKLADAYDMPADSVDGMDMEAVHESVSRAVSRGRKGEGPTLLEFKTYRYKGHSMSDPQKYRSKDEVEEYKERDPIEVAKRKLLDVFGVKEDEIEVINERVRLEVEESVQFAEDSPFPDADELLKDVYVDANYPFITD